The following are from one region of the Biomphalaria glabrata chromosome 4, xgBioGlab47.1, whole genome shotgun sequence genome:
- the LOC106052081 gene encoding U8 snoRNA-decapping enzyme-like isoform X2, producing the protein MAHIGWGHLKDSEGYGKLGDSINDYRAVTKEELSTLESSTINLKHAAHGMIFAKKSNLLWNLYDQKGLVMMQVRFDGLLGFPGGLVDDGEKAVDGINREMHEEIGLDLHKYSFTENHHIACYYQEMKKMILHFYLMEVSPEDFATLEQKTLSAEEYGIETCGIVRVPLFTMGDGVRGFPAFLANQFAGNARAELIHGLLEAKLFSESEMGTALKAYKDYAESIKSKTHL; encoded by the exons ATGGCTCATATTGGTTGGGGACATCTTAAAGATTCTGAAGGTTATGGCAAACTGGGTGATAGTATAAATGACTACAGAGCTGTAACTAAAGAAGAACTGAGCACTTTAGAGTCCAGCACAATAAATTTGAAGCATGCTGCACATGGTATGATCTTTGCCAAGAAGTCAAATTTATTGTGGAACCTTTATGACCAAAAAGGTCTTGTTATG ATGCAAGTAAGGTTTGATGGACTTTTGGGCTTTCCTGGTGGACTGGTGGATGATGGTGAAAAGGCTGTGGATGGCATCAACAGAGAAATGCATGAAGAGATAGGTCTTGACCTACATAAATATTCCTTTACAGAAAATCATCACATAGCCTGCTATTAtcaggaaatgaaaaaaatgattcttcatttttatttaatggaGGTATCACCTGAAGATTTTGCCACTCTAGAACAGAAAACATTAAGTGCTGAAGAATATGGAATCGag ACTTGTGGTATTGTGAGAGTCCCCCTGTTTACCATGGGAGATGGTGTTAGAGGATTCCCTGCTTTTCTTGCTAATCAGTTTGCTGGAAATGCTAGAGCTGAACTTATACATGGATTATTAGAAGCAAAGTTATTTAGTGAATCAGAGATGGGAACAGCCCTCAAAGCTTATAAGGATTATGCAGAAAGTATAAAAAGTAAAACACATTtatga
- the LOC106052072 gene encoding histone-lysine N-methyltransferase SETMAR-like, with protein MDEKNIAEIVLSCEDTLITGSINCDKSFKYSKTNIPGSDDIIDAFLEQYEGCTCEESCSLDSCVCLQYFGAAYTEDQTIKSSVLKESSQPVLECGMMCTCCRQLCNNRIVQKGIKKKLEVFKTESKGYGLRTLENIAVLHFVCEYAGEVINGEEAKHRMAATESSNKDNYLIVVREYWKEQVLLTYVDPQKVGNIGRFINHSCDPNLVMVPVRNNHSVPRLALFASKDIIAGEELTFNYSGASRVSLPSKSCIESTKVLPHLFEITDSKVDIRQVKRKPCYCGSNLCKGFMPYDKDLI; from the exons atggATGAAAAGAATATAGCAGAAATTGTTCTCAGCTGTGAAGATACGCTAATCACTGGTTCAATTAATTGTGACAAAAGTTTTAAG TATTCTAAAACAAATATCCCAGGATCAGATGATATAATAGATGCCTTTTTAGAGCAGTATGAAGGATGTACTTGTGAGGAGAGTTGCAGTTTAGATTCATGTGTTTGTCTTCAGTATTTTGGAGCTGCATACACAGAAGATCAGACAATAAAATCCAGTGTTCTTAAGGAATCATCCCAGCCAGTATTAGAATGTGGAATGATGTGTACATGCTGCCGCCAACTATGCAACAACAGAATTGTCCAAAAAGGAATAAAGAAAAAGCTGGaagtttttaaaactgaaaGTAAAGGCTATGGCTTGCGGACATTAGAAAACATTGCAGTTCTACACTTTGTGTGTGAGTATGCAGGAGAAGTAATTAATGGAGAGGAAGCTAAACACAGAATGGCTGCAACTGAGAGCTCAAATAAAGACAATTACTTGATAGTTGTAAGAGAATATTGGAAAGAACAAGTGTTGCTTACATATGTTGACCCTCAGAAAGTGGGCAATATTGGCAGATTTATCAACCACTCTTGTGATCCTAATCTTGTTATGGTACCTGTCAGAAACAATCATTCTGTCCCCAGACTTGCCTTGTTTGCTAGTAAAGACATTATTGCAGGGGAGGAGCTAACTTTCAACTACAGTGGAGCTTCTAGAGTCTCTTTACCTTCTAAGTCTTGTATAGAAAGCACTAAAGTATTGCCTCATTTGTTTGAAATTACTGATTCAAAAGTTGACATTAGACAAGTGAAACGTAAACCTTGTTACTGTGGTAGTAACTTATGTAAAGGCTTTATGCCATATGATAAAGAtctgatctaa
- the LOC106052081 gene encoding U8 snoRNA-decapping enzyme-like isoform X1: MNMAHIGWGHLKDSEGYGKLGDSINDYRAVTKEELSTLESSTINLKHAAHGMIFAKKSNLLWNLYDQKGLVMMQVRFDGLLGFPGGLVDDGEKAVDGINREMHEEIGLDLHKYSFTENHHIACYYQEMKKMILHFYLMEVSPEDFATLEQKTLSAEEYGIETCGIVRVPLFTMGDGVRGFPAFLANQFAGNARAELIHGLLEAKLFSESEMGTALKAYKDYAESIKSKTHL; encoded by the exons ATGA ACATGGCTCATATTGGTTGGGGACATCTTAAAGATTCTGAAGGTTATGGCAAACTGGGTGATAGTATAAATGACTACAGAGCTGTAACTAAAGAAGAACTGAGCACTTTAGAGTCCAGCACAATAAATTTGAAGCATGCTGCACATGGTATGATCTTTGCCAAGAAGTCAAATTTATTGTGGAACCTTTATGACCAAAAAGGTCTTGTTATG ATGCAAGTAAGGTTTGATGGACTTTTGGGCTTTCCTGGTGGACTGGTGGATGATGGTGAAAAGGCTGTGGATGGCATCAACAGAGAAATGCATGAAGAGATAGGTCTTGACCTACATAAATATTCCTTTACAGAAAATCATCACATAGCCTGCTATTAtcaggaaatgaaaaaaatgattcttcatttttatttaatggaGGTATCACCTGAAGATTTTGCCACTCTAGAACAGAAAACATTAAGTGCTGAAGAATATGGAATCGag ACTTGTGGTATTGTGAGAGTCCCCCTGTTTACCATGGGAGATGGTGTTAGAGGATTCCCTGCTTTTCTTGCTAATCAGTTTGCTGGAAATGCTAGAGCTGAACTTATACATGGATTATTAGAAGCAAAGTTATTTAGTGAATCAGAGATGGGAACAGCCCTCAAAGCTTATAAGGATTATGCAGAAAGTATAAAAAGTAAAACACATTtatga
- the LOC106052061 gene encoding formylglycine-generating enzyme-like: MIFFNINNFDLLLIFLIFGDQFVCSNCCEPETLTRNGECGYSPDNNEIKDCGCKVNRECLSDIHKNAHKPSTDLHRNDLELHLEQDKLLESEKVKSEIQRLNHMVYIPGGTFTMGSNKPVFVADGEMPARQISLNSFYLDKYEVSNAEFDKFVKDQNYVTEAEKFGNSFVMEMYISEETKKKIKQMVAAAPWWLPVEGADWQHPEGPDSNITNRMNHPVTHVSWNDAVAFCKWAGKRLPTEAEFEYACKGGKSDRLFPWGNSLNPKGENWMNIWQGNFPTFNSGEDGYVGTCPVTAFPEQNKFGLKNIIGNVWEWTEDWWETKHTTKEKKNPKGPDHGTDKVKKGGSYMCHKSYCYRYRCVARSQNTPDSSAANLGFRCAKDLQQDYLQKEEL, encoded by the exons atgatattttttaatattaataattttgatctattattaatatttcttaTATTTGGAGACCAATTTGTTTGTTCTAATTGCTGTGAACCCGAAACACTCACACGTAATGGTGAATGCGGCTATAGTCCAGATAATAATGAGATTAAGGATTGTGGTTGTAAAGTGAACAGAGAATGTTTATCGGACATTCATAAAAATGCACACAAACCCTCAACAGATCTACACAGAAATGACCTGGAATTACATCTAGAACAGGACAAACTTTTGGAAAGTGAAAAAGTGAAAAGCGAGATTCAAAGATTAAATCACATGGTCTATATTCCTGGTGGAACTTTTACAATGGGTTCAAACAAACCAGTGTTTGTTGCTGATGGAGAAATGCCAGCAAGGCAGATATCACTGAACTCATTTTATTTAGATAAATATGAAGTTAGCAATGCAGAATTTGACAAATTTGTGAAAGACCAGAATTATGTAACAGAa GCAGAAAAGTTTGGCAATTCATTTGTGATGGAAATGTATATTAGtgaggaaacaaagaaaaaaataaaacaaatg GTTGCAGCAGCTCCTTGGTGGCTTCCTGTTGAGGGGGCTGATTGGCAACACCCAGAAGGACCTGATTCTAATATAACAAACAG AATGAATCATCCAGTCACCCATGTTTCCTGGAATGATGCTGTTGCCTTCTGCAAATGGGCAGGCAAAAGATTGCCAACAGAAGCAGAGTTTGAATATGCATGTAAAGGAGGAAAGTCAGATAG ATTATTTCCATGGGGAAATAGTTTAAACCCAAAAGGAGAGAACTGGATGAACATTTGGCAAGGAAATTTCCCAACTTTTAACTCTGGAGAGGATGGCTATGTGGGAACTTGTCCT GTAACAGCATTCCCAGAGCAAAATAAATTTGGTTTGAAAAATATTATAGGGAATGTCTGGGAATGGACAGAAGATTGGTGGGAGACCAAACACActacaaaagagaaaaaaaatcca AAAGGCCCTGATCATGGAACAGATAAAGTTAAGAAAGGAGGATCCTATATGTGTCATAAG TCCTATTGTTATCGTTACCGCTGTGTAGCCAGAAGTCAGAATACACCTGACAGCTCTGCAGCAAACTTAGGATTTCGTTGTGCCAAGGACTTGCAGCAAGATTATTTACAAAAAGAGGAATTGTAA